CGTGCAGATCGATCAGATAGTCGGTCTGCGGGGTGATCACGGTATCCAGGTGGTACTGGTACGGCCGCTCCGGATCCAGCTTCCAGCGCGTGAAGTCCTCGAAGCTCTCATGGCCTTCGAGCAGATGCGGACGTTCGCGCTTCAGATGATGATAGCTCGACACCTGCAGATCCCAGGGATTGCGCACGAAGGCGAACTTGAACAGACCATCGAAGAATTCCTTCGGCAGCATCTCCTGCGCACCGACGATCTTGGCGTGGCGCGGCAGCTTGGCGGCGATGCGGTGCCCGGTCATGCGCGACAGGCGCGAACAGATGAACTGCGCCGCGTAGTACGGATCCTTCCATTGCAGCGATTTCAGCGCCGCGCGCACGCTGGTGCCGCCGGTCTTGGCGATGTGCACGTAGAGAAAGTTGTAGCGGTTCGACAGCAGCATGTAAGCACGCTCGGTAAAGCCGACGGTCCGCGGCACACGCAATCCGCCGAAAGGGATTCATTCGGGCAATTATCGTTTATCCGTCCGGCGCAGACGACATCGCGACAATGCGCTGCTCGATCGCCGGTGGGTTACGGAGGTTACGGGGTTACGGTGACAGTTCACTGTTGCCCCCTATTCGGTCCGAACCAATTCCTGCGCTTTGTATACCGTCACCGTAACCTGGCGTCACCGTAACCTGGCGTCACCGTATAAGCTGATGGCTGGAACCCCGGCTGCACGCCCCGCTGTTGCCCGCCTGCGGCATCTGGATCATCGCCTGGACACCCGAACAGGCCTGTGGGTCACGGAATTTTGCGGCTGAACGGCCGCAGCCGGGCTCAAGCGGACTGCGCCACCTGCACGCAGTGGCGACATGCTGTCGCATAAGGCACGGCATGCAGCCGGTCGGCCTCGATCGTGCCGCCGCAGACTTCGCACACGCCGAATTCGTCACGTTCCAGACGCGACAATGCATGCCGGATCTGCGCCAGTTCTGCACGCGTGCTTTCGGCAAGGCGATCCAGCACTTCGTCGTTGGCGCGCTGCACCGCCTGGTCGGAAAAATCGGCTGGCAAACCGCCGTT
This region of Banduia mediterranea genomic DNA includes:
- a CDS encoding TraR/DksA family transcriptional regulator → MKNPVISRKLALLQSELSDRLERVEMDRGRRNGGLPADFSDQAVQRANDEVLDRLAESTRAELAQIRHALSRLERDEFGVCEVCGGTIEADRLHAVPYATACRHCVQVAQSA
- a CDS encoding sulfotransferase family 2 domain-containing protein is translated as MLLSNRYNFLYVHIAKTGGTSVRAALKSLQWKDPYYAAQFICSRLSRMTGHRIAAKLPRHAKIVGAQEMLPKEFFDGLFKFAFVRNPWDLQVSSYHHLKRERPHLLEGHESFEDFTRWKLDPERPYQYHLDTVITPQTDYLIDLHGTVLTNFLGRYEQLHEDFARICETLGVAPPELPHQRQATDRGKDYRSYYSDDLAERVGQYFRRDVEVLNYRFDPA